One genomic region from Ovis canadensis isolate MfBH-ARS-UI-01 breed Bighorn chromosome 6, ARS-UI_OviCan_v2, whole genome shotgun sequence encodes:
- the LOC138442104 gene encoding GTP-binding nuclear protein Ran: MAAQGEPQVQFKLVLVGDGGTGKTTFVKRHLTGEFEKKYVATLGVEVHPLVFHTNRGPIKFNVWDTAGQEKFGGLRDGYYIQAQCAIIMFDVTSRVTYKNVPNWHRDLVRVCENIPIVLCGNKVDIKDRKVKAKSIVFHRKKNLQYYDISAKSNYNFEKPFLWLARKLIGDPNLEFVAMPALAPPEVVMDPALAAQYEHDLEVAQTTALPDEDDDL, translated from the coding sequence ATGGCTGCCCAAGGAGAGCCCCAAGTTCAGTTCAAACTTGTTTTGGTTGGTGATGGtggtactggaaaaactacattcGTGAAGCGTCATCTGACTGGTGAATTTGAGAAGAAGTATGTAGCTACCTTGGGTGTTGAGGTCCATCCTCTTGTGTTCCATACCAACAGAGGACCTATTAAGTTCAATGTATGGGATACAGCTGGTCAGGAGAAATTTGGTGGACTGAGAGATGGTTATTATATACAAGCTCAGTGTGCCATTATAATGTTTGATGTAACATCAAGAGTTACTTACAAGAATGTGCCTAACTGGCATAGAGATCTGGTACGAGTGTGTGAGAACATCCCAATTGTGTTGTGTGGCAACAAAGTGGATATTAAGGACAGAAAGGTTAAGGCAAAGTCAATTGTCTTCCACCGAAAGAAGAATCTTCAGTACTATGACATTTCTGCCAAAAGTAACTACAACTTTGAAAAGCCCTTCCTCTGGCTTGCTAGAAAACTGATTGGAGACCCTAATTTGGAGTTTGTCGCCATGCCTGCTCTTGCCCCACCAGAGGTGGTCATGGACCCAGCGTTGGCAGCACAGTACGAGCACGATTTAGAGGTTGCTCAGACAACTGCTCTCCCGGATGAAGATGATGACCTGTGA